From a single Mangifera indica cultivar Alphonso chromosome 19, CATAS_Mindica_2.1, whole genome shotgun sequence genomic region:
- the LOC123202604 gene encoding uncharacterized protein LOC123202604: MPELGFQDRRSMRSGYRAREASPDSVTFTPESNFSLFSSASASVDRCSFGSDAHDHDSLASEISLHLVGQDREQESSSGGPDPHPDPNKTATPNNKQTRRLSRKAEKVKVQKDHSYATVEDDNRPLDSARNSFSQSLKDCQERRSRAEAIPKKVDKRRPASLDLNNANISSPRMGTMRKSSNLSGKSGTFPSPGTPNYRHTSVGMQKGWNSERVPLHPSGNRRQVNAALFPFNNGRALPSKWEDAERWILSPVASDGVARQSYVHPQRQPKSKSGPLGPAGSAYYSLHSPAILMFDGAPLGNIMVGSPFSAAVLAADRLAVHSGGHGGVFPVRMEPCMARSASVHGCSEVLNPPSLRSQEENIDEIKDAATDISSTISRRDMATQMSPDGSTHSSPESQPFTSATTALPMLEIQSVHSSKSAVRDVQVDERVTVTRWSKKNRAQIPGKTSEIVDDWRKKSVDAQISAWGITESAKSISKTKREELRITAWENLQLAKAEAAIRKLEMKLEKKRSSSMEKIMNKLKSAQKRAQEMRDSVLANQDHQITRSTRKAITFRRNSQMGSLSGCFACHAF; the protein is encoded by the exons ATGCCGGAGCTAGGGTTTCAGGATCGGAGATCGATGAGATCGGGTTACAGAGCACGAGAGGCAAGTCCTGACTCCGTTACCTTTACTCCTGAGtccaattttagtttattttcttcTGCTTCAGCTAGTGTTGACCGCTGCTCTTTTGGATCTGATGCTCACGATCACGACTCTCTCGCCTCTGAAATCTCCCTG CATTTGGTAGGACAAGATCGTGAGCAGGAGAGTTCAAGTGGTGGTCCAGATCCACATCCAGATCCAAACAAAACAGCGACACCAAACAATAAGCAGACTCGTCGTCTCAGTAGAAAAGCTGAAAAAGTGAAAG TTCAAAAAGACCACAGCTATGCTACTGTAGAAGACGATAACAGACCCTTAGATTCAGCCAGAAATTCcttctctcaatctctcaaag ATTGTCAGGAGAGGAGATCCAGAGCTGAAGCTATACCGAAAAAAGTGGACAAGAGAAGACCTGCTTCATTAGATCTAAATAATGCTAACATTTCTTCTCCACGCATGGGGACCATGAGAAAAAGTTCTAATTTGTCAGGCAAATCTGGTACATTTCCTAGCCCAGGAACTCCAAATTATAGGCACACTAGTGTTGGAATGCAGAAAGGTTGGAACTCAGAGCGGGTGCCACTGCATCCAAGTGGGAATAGAAGGCAAGTGAATGCTGCATTGTTTCCTTTCAATAATGGAAGGGCATTGCCTTCAAAATGGGAAGATGCTGAGAGGTGGATACTTAGTCCTGTTGCCAGTGATGGTGTTGCTAGACAATCATATGTACATCCTCAGAGACAGCCTAAATCGAAGAGTGGGCCCCTTGGCCCTGCTGGGAGTGCATATTACTCATTGCATTCACCTGCAATTCTGATGTTTGATGGGGCGCCTTTAGGGAACATAATGGTGGGTTCCCCATTTTCAGCTGCTGTATTAGCTGCTGATCGCTTAGCGGTCCATTCTGGTGGACATGGTGGAGTATTTCCTGTAAGGATGGAGCCTTGCATGGCTCGCTCAGCTAGTGTGCATGGGTGCTCTGAGGTGCTGAACCCACCATCCTTGCGCTCACAAG AGGAAAATATTGATGAGATCAAGGATGCTGCCACAGATATATCTAGTACTATTTCCAGAAGGGACATGGCAACTCAGATGAGCCCTGATGGTAGCACTCACTCATCTCCTGAAAGTCAGCCTTTCACCTCTGCTACAACTGCCTTACCAATGTTGGAAATCCAGAGTGTTCATTCCTCAAAATCAGCAGTAAGGGATGTGCAGGTAGACGAAAGGGTCACGGTGACAAGGTGGTCCAAGAAAAATCGAGCTCAGATCCCTGGGAAGACCTCGGAAATTGTTGATGACTGGAGAAAGAAATCTGTGGATGCTCAAATATCAGCTTGGGGTATTACAGAGTCTGCAAAGAGCATTTCAAA GACAAAAAGAGAGGAGCTTAGAATCACAGCGTGGGAGAATCTGCAGCTGGCAAAAGCTGAGGCAGCAATTAGGAAATTAGAG ATGAAGCTGGAAAAAAAGCGGTCTTCATCCATGGAAAAGATCATGAACAAGCTGAAATCAGCTCAAAAGAGAGCTCAAGAAATGAGGGACTCAGTCTTAGCCAACCAGGACCATCAAATTACTAGGAGTACCCGTAAGGCCATAACATTCCGTAGAAACAGCCAGATGGGTTCCTTGAGTGGTTGCTTTGCCTGTCACGCTTTCTAA